A section of the Agarivorans litoreus genome encodes:
- a CDS encoding efflux RND transporter permease subunit yields MGIAGRIGERFLHSPITPLLALVGLLMGIFSVIITPKEEEPQIDVTFADVYIPFPGASPKEVEHLVTLPAEKIISELNGIDTLYSFSQPNGAMLIVVFEVGVKRNDAIVSLYNQIYANLDKLPTGAGVGHPLIKPRAIDDVPIVSLSLWDESQQLSPFELTKVAHTLETELKRIPGTKDVYTLGEQPLVASVRIDPVKLNAYGVEFKQIAQQLQANNLQSDLVELIQDNQVIKVQTGQFLQTASELENLVIAVRQQQAVYLSDVAEVSLSAELPSQSVWLVNQQGSFPSVTIAIAKQAGTNAVQLAEQIEQRINQLDNVLIPHQVSHQLSRNYGATAADKANTLIAKLIFATAAVVLLVLITMGWREAVVVGIAIVITLAITLFASWAWGFTLNRVSLFALIFSIGILVDDAIVVVENIHRHMGLAANDPNKPDLLSIIPQAVDEVGGPTILATFTVIAALLPMAFVSGLMGPYMSPIPINASLGMLISLSVAFVLSPWLSAKLLKSSAHGGAEPSKESKLQRLFEGLIGPFLDKQHGRKARGLLWLAVILMIIAAIALPLNKLVVMKMLPFDNKSEFQVMVDLPEGRSLEQNQRLLLELSDYLMTVPEVADLQLYAGTTAPINFNGLVRHYFMRNSQELGDIQVNLVDKSERDRDSHSIASSVRKQLQAIGLPYQANIKVVEVPPGPPVWSPIVAEVYGPSDEIRQQAANALMQHFHNTPDIVDIDIMLPDPQSQWRVTIDRSKSSLLGINYSDIVEVISTAVGGSDVSYLHSEQQQYPVPIRLQLQEGDKLDLEQVLNLRLTNLQGQAIPLSELVSIKQGTINLPIMHKNAIPMVMVMADMAGELDSPLYGMFDMALSAEEAGLPFAQHYIKQPDGLSDIAILWDGEWKITYETFRDMGLAYAVGMIMIYLLVVAQFRSYLVPLIIMAPIPLTIIGVMPGHALLGAQFTATSMIGMIALAGIIVRNSILLVDFINQQTAAGMPFSKAVISSGAVRAKPIMLTGLAAMIGALFILDDPIFNGLAISLIFGILVSTLLTLIVIPVLYFALMRKHQPSEIA; encoded by the coding sequence ATGGGCATAGCTGGACGCATTGGAGAGCGTTTTCTGCACTCGCCAATAACCCCATTGTTAGCCTTAGTGGGCTTATTAATGGGGATATTTTCGGTAATCATCACCCCCAAGGAAGAAGAACCGCAAATTGATGTGACTTTTGCCGATGTTTACATCCCATTTCCGGGTGCAAGCCCCAAAGAGGTTGAGCATTTAGTCACCCTACCTGCTGAAAAAATAATATCAGAGTTAAATGGTATCGACACTTTGTATTCCTTCTCTCAACCTAATGGTGCAATGCTCATTGTGGTGTTTGAGGTAGGCGTTAAGCGAAACGATGCCATTGTCAGTTTATACAATCAAATCTACGCTAATTTAGACAAATTACCTACCGGCGCAGGTGTTGGCCACCCCTTAATTAAACCACGAGCGATTGACGATGTACCCATCGTAAGTCTGTCCCTTTGGGACGAGAGCCAGCAACTAAGTCCCTTCGAATTAACCAAAGTTGCTCACACTCTAGAAACCGAACTGAAACGGATCCCAGGTACTAAAGATGTGTACACCTTGGGCGAGCAACCGTTAGTTGCTTCAGTGCGCATTGATCCGGTCAAACTAAATGCTTATGGTGTTGAGTTTAAGCAAATCGCTCAGCAGCTTCAGGCAAATAACCTGCAATCAGACTTGGTTGAGCTAATTCAAGACAATCAAGTGATCAAAGTGCAAACTGGACAGTTTTTACAAACCGCCAGTGAACTAGAAAACTTGGTAATTGCAGTCCGCCAGCAACAAGCGGTATACCTCTCAGATGTCGCAGAGGTCAGCCTTAGTGCCGAGCTGCCCAGCCAAAGCGTGTGGCTGGTAAACCAGCAAGGTAGCTTCCCTTCGGTGACCATTGCCATTGCCAAACAAGCCGGTACAAATGCGGTGCAACTGGCTGAACAAATTGAACAGCGCATCAATCAACTAGACAACGTGTTGATCCCTCATCAAGTGAGCCACCAGCTTAGCAGAAACTATGGTGCCACCGCAGCAGACAAAGCCAATACGCTGATAGCTAAACTCATTTTCGCCACTGCCGCAGTGGTACTTTTAGTATTAATTACCATGGGCTGGCGCGAAGCAGTAGTGGTAGGCATTGCCATTGTAATTACTCTAGCCATTACTCTTTTTGCCTCTTGGGCGTGGGGCTTTACCTTAAATAGAGTGTCGCTTTTTGCGCTTATTTTCTCCATTGGCATACTCGTTGATGACGCCATTGTGGTGGTAGAGAACATCCACCGACACATGGGGCTAGCGGCCAATGACCCAAATAAACCCGATTTATTAAGCATTATTCCACAGGCAGTAGATGAAGTTGGTGGACCCACTATTTTAGCCACTTTTACGGTAATAGCCGCCCTGTTACCCATGGCCTTTGTCTCCGGCTTAATGGGGCCTTACATGAGCCCTATTCCGATTAATGCCAGCCTCGGGATGCTTATTTCCTTGTCAGTTGCCTTTGTGTTGTCACCTTGGCTCAGCGCCAAGCTACTGAAAAGTAGCGCCCATGGCGGAGCTGAGCCATCAAAAGAATCTAAATTACAGCGTCTCTTTGAAGGCCTAATTGGTCCGTTTCTGGATAAACAACATGGCCGAAAAGCCCGTGGTTTATTGTGGTTAGCAGTAATACTCATGATAATCGCAGCAATTGCCTTGCCGCTAAATAAGCTGGTGGTAATGAAGATGCTGCCCTTTGATAACAAATCTGAATTTCAGGTAATGGTCGATCTGCCAGAAGGGCGCAGCTTAGAGCAAAACCAACGCTTATTACTCGAGCTTAGTGATTACCTCATGACAGTACCTGAAGTTGCTGATTTACAACTGTATGCCGGCACTACCGCTCCGATAAACTTTAATGGTTTAGTGCGCCACTACTTCATGCGTAACAGCCAAGAACTCGGAGATATTCAAGTAAATCTGGTTGATAAATCGGAACGAGATCGCGATAGTCACAGCATCGCTAGTTCTGTACGTAAACAATTACAAGCAATAGGCTTACCTTATCAAGCCAATATTAAGGTGGTAGAGGTACCGCCCGGCCCACCGGTTTGGTCGCCCATCGTAGCGGAAGTATATGGCCCTAGTGACGAGATTCGCCAGCAAGCCGCCAATGCCTTGATGCAGCATTTCCATAATACCCCAGACATCGTTGATATCGACATCATGCTACCTGACCCACAAAGCCAATGGCGGGTAACTATAGATCGCTCTAAAAGCTCACTACTAGGGATTAACTATAGCGACATTGTAGAAGTAATTAGCACTGCCGTTGGCGGTAGCGATGTGAGCTACCTACATAGCGAGCAACAACAATACCCAGTGCCGATCCGCTTGCAGCTACAAGAGGGCGATAAACTAGATTTAGAGCAAGTGCTTAATCTACGTTTAACTAACCTACAAGGCCAAGCAATACCTTTAAGTGAGCTAGTGAGCATTAAACAGGGTACCATTAACTTACCAATCATGCATAAAAATGCCATTCCCATGGTTATGGTCATGGCCGACATGGCAGGCGAGTTAGACAGTCCATTATATGGCATGTTTGATATGGCGCTAAGTGCTGAAGAGGCAGGCTTACCCTTTGCTCAACATTATATAAAGCAACCTGACGGGCTAAGTGACATTGCAATTTTGTGGGATGGCGAGTGGAAAATCACCTATGAAACATTCCGCGATATGGGCCTAGCTTATGCGGTAGGTATGATCATGATTTATCTATTAGTAGTTGCACAGTTTCGCTCTTATTTAGTACCGCTGATTATTATGGCTCCAATTCCACTAACCATCATTGGGGTGATGCCTGGACACGCTTTGTTAGGAGCACAGTTTACTGCTACCTCGATGATTGGCATGATTGCATTAGCGGGGATCATTGTGCGAAATTCGATTTTACTGGTCGATTTTATTAATCAGCAAACCGCTGCAGGCATGCCATTTTCTAAAGCAGTAATTAGCTCGGGTGCGGTAAGAGCCAAGCCGATAATGTTAACAGGCTTAGCCGCTATGATTGGCGCATTGTTTATCTTAGACGACCCAATTTTTAACGGGCTAGCGATTAGTTTAATCTTTGGCATATTGGTGTCGACCTTGCTCACCTTAATCGTGATTCCGGTTTTATACTTCGCCTTAATGCGCAAACACCAGCCAAGCGAAATAGCTTAA
- a CDS encoding efflux RND transporter periplasmic adaptor subunit: MQTLVTVFLGLLLFAANTAGAAQAELENFTVSSQAIPITVELDAVIEAVDAATLAAQTSGRVLKLYYDVNDFVEKDSVILEITSTQQSASYASANAQLSRAIAQNNEAQRQWQRLQKLYPQGAVSKGQLDQAETEAKAAQSAVHAANAALIQAKETLDYTVIRAPFSGIVTQRHVQLGETISQGQPLYSGYSLENMRAIAHIPQRYLDVINSDTQFFVTLAGQTELQSNNFTIFRHADPQSHSFKIRLNLPTDNAVMYPGSWAKLGFSYGQRQQIWVPRSTVLELNELSAVYLKTSQGYRLNQVRLADTNADQVQVLSGLENGDVIALSAYQAMLDKEQ, translated from the coding sequence ACCGTAAGCTCACAAGCGATCCCGATTACCGTTGAGCTAGATGCCGTTATTGAAGCGGTTGACGCCGCAACACTAGCCGCACAAACATCAGGCAGAGTGCTTAAGCTCTATTACGACGTAAATGATTTTGTTGAAAAAGACTCGGTCATTTTAGAAATCACGAGCACTCAACAATCTGCCTCTTATGCTTCGGCTAATGCCCAGCTTAGTCGTGCTATTGCACAAAACAACGAAGCCCAACGTCAATGGCAACGACTGCAAAAACTTTACCCCCAAGGGGCGGTGTCAAAGGGTCAGCTAGACCAAGCAGAAACTGAAGCCAAGGCGGCCCAAAGCGCCGTTCACGCGGCAAATGCAGCATTAATTCAAGCAAAAGAAACCTTAGATTACACGGTAATTAGAGCACCTTTTTCCGGCATTGTGACCCAGCGGCATGTGCAGTTAGGCGAAACCATTTCTCAAGGTCAGCCACTATATTCTGGCTACTCATTAGAGAACATGCGAGCGATTGCTCATATTCCGCAGCGCTATCTTGATGTGATCAATAGCGATACCCAGTTTTTTGTTACACTTGCCGGGCAAACAGAGCTGCAGTCAAACAATTTCACTATTTTCAGACATGCCGATCCGCAGTCCCACTCGTTTAAAATTCGCCTCAACCTGCCTACAGACAATGCCGTTATGTACCCCGGCAGCTGGGCCAAACTGGGTTTTAGTTATGGCCAACGTCAGCAAATATGGGTGCCCCGCTCCACGGTGCTAGAACTTAACGAACTGAGTGCCGTCTACTTAAAAACCAGTCAAGGTTATCGTCTTAATCAAGTGCGCTTAGCCGATACTAACGCAGACCAAGTTCAAGTGCTTTCGGGGCTAGAAAATGGTGATGTCATTGCGTTGTCAGCCTATCAAGCAATGCTAGATAAGGAGCAATAG
- a CDS encoding starch-binding protein translates to MRKFSKLATSALLAGAALGYASSVTAAPRTAFVHLFEWKWEDIAQECETFLGPKGFAAVQVSPPTKSHNAGAWWSRYQPVSYSFEGRSGSRGQFQDMVQRCKNVGVDIYVDAVINHMAAYDRNFPEVPYGPNDFNSCTSDIDYGNRWQVQNCDLVGLNDLKTGSEYVRQKIADYMNDAISMGVAGFRIDAAKHIPAGDIAAIKGKLNGNPYIFQEVIGAPGEPVRPSEYTYIGDVTEFEFARKLGPAFRDSNIAWLPDLGNQMELSSADAVTFVTNHDEERHNPGGPIWHGVQGDGYFLANIFALAYPYGYPKIMSGYYFNGDFDAGPPSSGVHTGNACGFDGGNWVCEHKWRGIANMVGFRNHTAGEWSITNWWQGGNDQIAFGRGGLGFVVINKRSGSSINQSFDTGMPDGQYCNIIEANFDESTGQCNAAADSSGQSVITVSGGQANFTVGGDQAAAIHVGAKIGDVCTGADCPCTSNCGTDPEPATPVAASSICTSENLPTLYYWGAQPAGSLANATWPGVAMQKNGDFYCHDLGVSLTSINAIFSNNGANKTADLTAAGAGCYKDGSWSSLEACGFDISDSNPDPVGGTEVCYDNQAGFSNPTLYYWSVSAETSVANAQWPGVAMVQKGAYYCHDFGTKLSSLNIIFNDSGANQSADLNTTGDVLCYAQGSWVAATNCVGGNPDNGGDEVWYFRGTPNAWGTTQLDYDSASGLYYTVQSFNGEEAPARFKIDSGNWTEAYPNADYQVSDNTTYRINFNSATKDITVNAQ, encoded by the coding sequence ATGAGAAAATTCAGCAAACTCGCCACTAGCGCTCTGCTAGCTGGTGCGGCGTTGGGCTATGCGTCCAGCGTCACGGCGGCACCTAGGACCGCCTTTGTACACCTCTTCGAATGGAAATGGGAAGACATTGCACAAGAGTGTGAAACCTTCCTAGGACCAAAAGGATTTGCCGCGGTGCAAGTCTCACCTCCAACTAAATCTCACAACGCTGGCGCGTGGTGGAGCCGCTACCAACCAGTTAGTTATTCCTTTGAAGGACGCAGTGGTAGCCGTGGTCAATTCCAAGATATGGTACAGCGTTGTAAAAACGTTGGGGTAGATATCTACGTAGATGCCGTAATTAACCACATGGCAGCTTACGATAGAAACTTCCCTGAAGTACCTTACGGACCAAATGACTTTAATTCTTGTACCAGTGATATCGATTACGGAAATCGCTGGCAGGTACAAAACTGTGATTTGGTGGGGCTAAATGATCTTAAAACTGGCTCAGAGTATGTGCGCCAAAAAATTGCAGATTACATGAATGATGCGATAAGTATGGGCGTAGCAGGTTTCCGTATTGATGCAGCCAAGCACATCCCGGCAGGTGATATTGCCGCGATTAAAGGCAAGTTAAACGGTAACCCTTACATCTTCCAAGAAGTGATTGGCGCGCCAGGCGAGCCAGTTCGTCCAAGCGAATATACTTACATTGGTGATGTTACTGAGTTTGAATTTGCCCGTAAGTTAGGTCCTGCTTTTCGTGATAGCAATATTGCGTGGTTACCTGATTTAGGCAACCAAATGGAGCTATCTAGCGCCGATGCGGTGACCTTTGTGACCAACCACGATGAAGAGCGTCATAATCCAGGTGGCCCAATCTGGCATGGTGTTCAAGGTGACGGCTACTTCTTAGCGAATATTTTTGCGCTAGCCTACCCTTATGGTTACCCAAAAATCATGTCGGGTTACTACTTCAACGGTGACTTTGATGCAGGTCCACCTAGCAGCGGCGTACATACTGGTAATGCTTGTGGTTTTGACGGCGGCAACTGGGTGTGTGAGCACAAGTGGCGCGGCATTGCTAACATGGTGGGTTTCCGTAACCATACTGCTGGTGAGTGGAGTATTACCAACTGGTGGCAAGGTGGTAACGACCAAATAGCCTTCGGTCGTGGCGGTTTAGGTTTTGTTGTTATCAACAAACGTTCCGGTAGCTCAATTAATCAAAGCTTTGATACAGGCATGCCAGACGGGCAGTACTGTAACATTATCGAAGCTAACTTTGATGAGAGCACTGGCCAATGTAACGCTGCTGCTGATTCAAGCGGCCAATCGGTGATTACGGTGAGTGGTGGTCAAGCTAACTTTACTGTGGGCGGCGACCAAGCTGCAGCAATTCATGTTGGTGCAAAAATTGGTGATGTTTGTACTGGTGCTGATTGCCCATGCACTTCTAACTGTGGAACTGACCCAGAGCCAGCTACCCCAGTAGCGGCTAGCTCTATTTGTACATCGGAAAACTTACCTACTTTGTACTACTGGGGAGCACAGCCTGCTGGCAGCCTTGCCAATGCAACATGGCCTGGTGTAGCCATGCAGAAGAACGGCGATTTCTATTGTCATGATCTAGGGGTCTCACTTACCAGTATCAATGCTATCTTCAGCAACAACGGCGCTAATAAAACGGCTGACTTAACTGCAGCGGGTGCCGGTTGTTATAAAGACGGTAGCTGGAGCAGCCTAGAGGCTTGTGGCTTTGACATTAGCGACTCGAATCCAGATCCTGTAGGTGGCACAGAAGTTTGCTACGACAACCAAGCTGGCTTTAGTAATCCAACACTTTACTACTGGTCGGTTTCAGCTGAAACCTCGGTTGCTAATGCGCAATGGCCAGGTGTGGCAATGGTGCAAAAAGGTGCTTACTACTGTCACGACTTTGGCACTAAGCTAAGCAGCTTAAACATTATCTTTAATGATAGTGGCGCCAATCAAAGCGCAGACCTAAATACTACAGGCGATGTATTGTGTTATGCCCAAGGTAGCTGGGTAGCTGCAACTAACTGTGTTGGCGGAAACCCTGACAATGGCGGCGACGAAGTATGGTACTTCCGCGGTACGCCAAATGCTTGGGGGACAACTCAACTTGATTACGATAGTGCTAGTGGTTTGTACTACACCGTTCAAAGCTTTAATGGTGAAGAAGCGCCAGCACGCTTTAAAATAGATAGTGGTAACTGGACAGAAGCGTATCCAAATGCGGATTACCAAGTGTCTGACAACACTACTTATCGCATCAACTTCAATAGCGCTACCAAAGATATTACGGTAAACGCGCAGTAA